The Populus nigra chromosome 19, ddPopNigr1.1, whole genome shotgun sequence genome includes a window with the following:
- the LOC133679896 gene encoding copper transporter 6-like, with translation MDPDHHLPGMSPPPSTPMSGTDGMHHKMMMHMTFFWGKDALILFSGWPGTSTGMYVLALVFIFVLAVLVEWLSHCRLVKPGSNNVAAGLIQALMHAVRVGLAYMVMLAVMSFNGGVFIVAVAGHLVGFFIFGSRVFKDTEMPPYHKTSDLTPTSN, from the coding sequence atggaCCCTGACCATCATCTGCCTGGCATGTCACCACCGCCATCAACACCCATGAGCGGCACCGACGGGATGCACCACAAGATGATGATGCACATGACATTCTTCTGGGGCAAGGATGCATTGATCCTTTTCTCCGGCTGGCCTGGCACAAGTACAGGCATGTATGTGCTGGCCTTGGTGTTCATTTTTGTGCTCGCGGTCCTGGTCGAGTGGCTCTCTCATTGCCGATTAGTCAAGCCAGGGTCTAACAATGTCGCAGCTGGTCTTATACAGGCATTGATGCATGCTGTCAGGGTTGGTCTTGCCTATATGGTAATGCTTGCTGTCATGTCCTTTAACGGCGGTGTGTTTATTGTAGCCGTGGCAGGACATCttgtaggtttttttatcttcgGGAGCAGAGTTTTCAAGGATACAGAGATGCCGCCGTATCACAAGACCTCCGATCTTACTCCAACAAGTAATTGa
- the LOC133679523 gene encoding copper transporter 1-like has product MEHGHDMPGMGGMAPPSPMNMGGTMQRHEMMMMHMTFFWGKSAEILFSGWPGSSDKRPHMYFVALLFVFVLSILVEWLSHCQLMKPGSNHVAAGLVQTLLHALRVGLAYMVMLAIMSFNGGVFLAAVAGHTLGFLFFGSRVFKRTQNPAKTSDLPPSSC; this is encoded by the coding sequence atggAACATGGTCATGATATGCCGGGCATGGGGGGCATGGCTCCACCGTCGCCCATGAACATGGGAGGAACGATGCAACGCCacgagatgatgatgatgcacaTGACCTTCTTTTGGGGGAAGAGTGCTGAAATTCTCTTCTCTGGCTGGCCTGGAAGCTCTGATAAGAGACCACACATGTATTTTGTGGCTttgctgtttgtttttgtgcttTCCATTCTTGTCGAGTGGCTATCCCATTGCCAATTGATGAAGCCTGGCTCGAACCATGTGGCGGCTGGTCTGGTCCAGACTCTACTGCACGCTTTGCGGGTTGGTTTAGCCTATATGGTCATGTTGGCTATCATGTCTTTCAATGGCGGCGTGTTCCTGGCTGCTGTGGCTGGGCATACTCTGGGGTTCCTGTTTTTTGGCAGTAGGGTTTTTAAGAGAACCCAAAATCCTGCTAAAACCTCTGATCTTCCTCCATCGAGTTGTTGA
- the LOC133680263 gene encoding UDP-glycosyltransferase 76E2-like, whose amino-acid sequence MAEEGHEQRRRLVLVAAPFQGHINPLLQLSAVLHSKGFSITIVHTQFNSPDPSNYPDFNFLFIQDGLSDHDIASLDLTAIVLVLNDKCQLPFQECLAKLVKEQETRDDQIACVIYDELSYFSEATAHNLKLPSIIFRTSNASTFLARSVLIEMYMLGRIPLADPLSQKAVLEHPPLRQRDLPISSFGPMKNFFKLIGNARDVRRSSAIVYNTMDCLEGSSLAKLQQHCHVPIFAIGPIHKIVPAPSCSLLEEDTNCMSWLDRQAPSSVIYVSLGSLASMNEKDILEMAWGLANSKQPFLWVVRPGSVHGSERAESLPEGFREIAGEKGRVVKWAPQKEVLAHNAVGGFWSHCGWNSLLESISEGVPMICRPSFGDQKVTARYVSQVWRVGLHLEDELERGEIESVITRLMVDKEGDEMRQRAMDFKEKAELCIRTGGSSYNSLNKLVELIKSF is encoded by the exons ATGGCTGAGGAAGGGCATGAACAGCGTCGTAGATTGGTGTTAGTAGCAGCTCCATTCCAAGGCCACATCAATCCATTGCTTCAGCTGAGTGCTGTCCTTCATTCTAAAGGATTTTCCATCACCATTGTTCACACCCAATTCAATTCTCCTGACCCTTCAAACTATCCTGATTTCAACTTCCTGTTCATTCAGGATGGCTTATCTGACCATGACATTGCTTCTCTTGACCTAACTGCCATTGTTTTGGTTCTCAACGACAAATGCCAATTACCTTTCCAAGAATGCCTGGCCAAGCTAGTGAAGGAACAGGAGACACGTGATGATCAAATTGCCTGTGTTATTTATGATGAACTTTCGTACTTTTCTGAAGCCACGGCTCATAATCTGAAGCTTCCAAGCATTATATTTCGCACTAGCAATGCCAGCACTTTTCTCGCTCGCAGTGTTCTTATCGAAATGTATATGCTGGGTCGCATCCCCTTGGCAG ATCCTTTGTCCCAGAAAGCAGTGCTGGAGCATCCTCCACTCAGACAGCGAGATTTACCCATCTCCAGTTTTGGACCCatgaaaaatttctttaaattaataggTAATGCACGAGATGTAAGAAGGTCTTCAGCAATCGTTTACAATACAATGGACTGCCTTGAAGGGTCATCGTTAGCAAAGCTTCAACAACACTGCCATGTTCCAATCTTTGCAATCGGACCGATTCACAAGATTGTTCCTGCACCATCTTGTAGCTTACTAGAAGAGGACACTAATTGCATGTCATGGCTTGACAGGCAAGCTCCGAGCTCGGTCATCTATGTAAGTCTAGGAAGTTTAGCTTCCATGAATGAGAAAGACATACTAGAAATGGCCTGGGGTTTGGCAAATAGCAAACAACCCTTCTTGTGGGTGGTTCGACCTGGCTCAGTACATGGTTCAGAACGGGCTGAGTCATTGCCTGAGGGATTCAGAGAAATTGCTGGAGAGAAAGGTCGAGTTGTGAAATGGGCACCGCAAAAAGAAGTTTTGGCACATAATGCAGTAGGAGGGTTTTGGAGCCACTGTGGTTGGAACTCATTGCTTGAAAGTATATCTGAAGGGGTTCCGATGATATGCAGACCAAGCTTTGGGGATCAGAAGGTTACAGCTAGGTATGTAAGTCAAGTATGGAGAGTAGGTCTGCATTTGGAGGATGAATTGGAGAGGGGAGAAATAGAGAGTGTTATTACAAGGCTGATGGTTGATAAAGAAGGGGACGAGATGAGGCAGAGGGCAATGGACTTCAAGGAGAAAGCAGAACTTTGCATTAGAACTGGTGGTTCTTCCTATAATTCCTTGAACAAGCTGGTGGAATTAATCAAATCGTTTTAA